The proteins below are encoded in one region of Triticum aestivum cultivar Chinese Spring chromosome 1B, IWGSC CS RefSeq v2.1, whole genome shotgun sequence:
- the LOC123099786 gene encoding major pollen allergen Lol p 11 gives MARCTPLLASLLLLALAGVASAEKAPEGGFIVTGRVYCDPCRAGFETNVSKSVEGATVAMDCRPFGGGESKLKAEATTDKQGWYKIEIDQDHQDEICEVVLTKSPDASCAEIEEFRDRARVPLTSNNGMKQQGTRFANPIAFFPKEPRKECGGILQAYDLKDAPENP, from the exons ATGGCGCGGTGCACGCCCCTCCTCGCCTCCCTGCTGCTGCTGGccctcgccggcgtcgcctccgccgAGAAGGCCCCCGAGGGCGGCTTCATCGTCACCGGCCGCGTATACTGCGACCCCTGCCGCGCCGGCTTCGAGACCAACGTCTCCAAAAGCGTCGAAG gggcGACGGTGGCGATGGACTGCCGGCCGTTCGGCGGCGGCGAGAGCAAGCTCAAGGCGGAGGCGACGACGGACAAGCAGGGGTGGTACAAGATCGAGATCGACCAGGACCACCAGGACGAGATCTGCGAGGTGGTGCTGACAAAGAGCCCCGACGCGTCGTGCGCCGAGATCGAGGAGTTCCGCGACCGCGCGCGCGTCCCGCTCACCAGCAACAACGGCATGAAGCAGCAGGGCACCCGCTTTGCGAACCCCATCGCCTTCTTCCCCAAGGAGCCGCGCAAGGAGTGCGGCGGCATCCTCCAGGCCTACGACCTCAAGGACGCGCCCGAGAACCCATGA